Proteins from a single region of Scatophagus argus isolate fScaArg1 chromosome 23, fScaArg1.pri, whole genome shotgun sequence:
- the LOC124054698 gene encoding SH3 domain-containing protein 19-like yields MAEARPEEEEENAMRDTREQVVRRQPNSSGGRPDRRKPEHRHSQGPLSSIRAAIKRTSTRTTSLSEPSRDRERDRDRDRDRDRRRPEITILSAEPLASTSWFPGGSGGFPPPPPPPAAQIWGPTIPPSIQPPPSYEEVIKEKTQELLPPPAPSSSSCPASTITIATQTDPGSAPDPQDSQVRRPARPPRPPVPYPPNPSLVEDVTTSQSASTSPDCVIPNAHTTAHTPCCELLSELCSPLTSASADQSDQWDQSSAPVDATAPPATSSHAPLERPRPRPRTRLSVQPISSEVKVQTLVKLREDGLATLAARAQTDNANQEARQGKYLQELLEAFSADDWGFPERRSDSSGHSQSESDEGDEDEEDMATLRARIQAFEQQQQQVAEGSGGDASNRDFVATKRPEPRPRPRLQGQPAKSVPPTVAPKPKNFSHAPKPSSKVFWEDGGLTADSGSTEASKTTETPQSAAEPSFTPKPAPALVPQPCKNTEKPLITPKPQLAAETVQSGASAPVPAPRPPPPKLTSSGSETPTLSNPKPPPRPPVAPRASIGAPQQDKSPAAGHSTPTLPPRPSVEVSGGAQTGSDETQDAANQTVKAGSGRPGVPTKPAALTSPRRASAPHLAPKPSGASVPPPDPNAAPPKPAATAAASRPSGPAPGLKPPAPALRKGPVTQTKPEAAGAEEPNSSDPPLPPRPSSSKLLPLRPPPIKSTPGRPPPPAVTSASSANQMTPPPPAKTGPAPSVPTASQPSPSNTTSSVSANQMQSQRAAKRGPPLPPRPKPGHPLYSSYVKQEVLIVLDDPSPSEHLSGDGRSQTAVTPLIHPSQCLLDLDIQPEPVPDQDSQSKPALEDLGLPDSQSILPVQPAEQKEEPEPPPVSGPRCVASFDYEGEEDDELTFSQGDVIVLLELVGQEWGRGQIHGRIGVFPLNFTEVVEPLPPSSAGETANPALAGTPKTSQDADSEEWAVALFDFPGQTAEDLSFHKGALIQVTEHVDAEWRRGRLEGREGLYPAAFAQTCQVQQSAVKGRANFDFTAESENELTLKVGDIITQVESVDEQWILGVVDGKRGIVPKNYISIL; encoded by the exons CCAGGGTCCTCTCTCGTCCATCAGGGCAGCCATCAAGAGAA CCTCCACCAGGACCACGTCTCTGTCCGAGCCgtccagagacagagagcgagacagagacagagacagggacagagacaggag GCGACCAGAGATCACCATCCTGTCTGCGGAGCCGCTGGCCTCCACATCCTGGTTCCCTGGAGGTTCTGGGGGAttcccgcctcctcctcctcctcctgctgcgcAGATCTGGGGACCCACCATCCCTCCGTCCATACAG cctcctccttcCTACGAGGAGGTGATCAAGGAGAAGACACAGGagctccttcctcctcctgctccttcctcctcatcgTGTCCTGCGTCTACAATAACCATCGCCACCCAGACTGACCCAGGATCAGCCCCCGACCCCCAAGACTCACAGG tgagAAGACCAGCGAGACCACCACGGCCGCCTGTCCCTTACCCCCCCAATCCGTCTCTCGTTGAAGACGTCACCACCAGCCAATCGGCATCCACCTCCCCTGACTGCGTGATACCAAACGCACACACCACCGCTCACACGCCGTGCTGTGAGCTCCTCAGTGAGCTTTGTTCACCTTTGACCTCAGCCTCTGCTGATCAGTCCGACCAGTGGGATCAGTCTTCTGCACCTGTTGACGCGACAGCTCCCCCTGCCACTTCCTCTCACGCCCCGTTGGAGCGCCCCAGGCCACGCCCCCGTACGAGGCTCAGCGTGCAGCCAATCAGCAGTGAGGTCAAAGTTCAGACTTTGGTGAAACTGCGTGAGGACGGTTTGGCCACGCTAGCCGCCCGCGCACAAACTGACAACGCTAACCAGGAAGCGAGGCAGGGGAAGTACCTTCAGGAGCTGCTCGAGGCCTTCAGCGCAGACGACTGGGGCTTCCCTGAGCGGCGCAGCGACAGCAGCGggcacagccaatcagagagcgaCGAGGgagacgaggacgaggaggacaTGGCGACCCTGCGGGCGAGGATACAAGCgtttgagcagcagcagcagcaggtggctgAGGGGAGCGGAGGAGACGCCAGCAACAGAGactttgttgccacaaagagACCGGAACCCAGGCCACGCCCTCGTCTCCAGGGACAACCAGCAAAGTCTGTGCCCCCCACAGTTGCCCCGAAACCCAAAAACTTTTCACACGCCCCCAAACCATCCAGCAAGGTGTTCTGGGAGGACGGTGGTTTGACAGCAGACTCGGGCAGCACTGAGGCTTCGAAAACAACTGAAACTCCTCAAAGTGCTGCCGAACCTTCTTTTACCCCTAAACCTGCTCCAGCTCTGGTACCCCAACCCtgcaaaaacactgagaaacctTTAATAACACCAAAACCGCAGCTGGCTGCTGAAACCGTCCAGTCTGGTGCGTCTGCCCCTGTCCCGGCTCCCAGGCCCCCTCCTCCCAAACTCACCTCCTCTGGCAGTGAGACTCCTACCTTATCCAACCCCAAACCTCCACCCAGACCTCCAGTCGCACCCAGGGCCAGCATAGGAGCTCCACAGCAGGATAAGAGCCCCGCAGCTGGGCACAGCACCCCAACTCTTCCCCCCAGACCCTCTGTGGAGGTCAGCGGTGgagctcagacaggaagtgacgagACGCAGGACGCCGCAAACCAAACTG tgaAAGCAGGAAGTGGACGTCCAGGCGTCCCAACCAAACCGGCAGCACTGACTTCACCACGCAGAGCCAGCG CTCCACATCTGGCCCCCAAACCCAGCGGGGCCTCAGTGCCGCCTCCAGATCCCAACGCTGCACCGCCCAAACCCGCTGCCACCGCCGCAGCCTCCAGACCTTCAGGGCCGGCCCCGGGTCTGAAACCTCCGGCTCCGGCCCTGAGGAAAGGCCCCGTGACGCAGACCAAACCGGAAGCTGCCGGTGCTGAAGAGCCGAACTCCTCAGaccctcctctgcctccacG ACCTTCCAGTTCGAAGCTCCTTCCTCTTCGTCCTCCACCAATCAAATCCACCCCTGGGCGCCCGCCTCCTCCAGCCGTCACCTCTGCCTCCTCAGCCAACCAGAtgactcctccccctcctgccaAAACCGGCCCCGCCCCCTCTGTTCCCACAGCCAGCCAGCCTTCACCCTCAAACACCACTTCCTCtgtgtcagccaatcagatgcaGTCTCAAAGAGCAGCAAAGAGGGGACCACCTCTGCCCCCCCGCCCTAAACCTGGACACCCTCTGTACAGCAGCTACGTG aaacaggaagtcctGATCGTCCTGGACGACCCGAGTCCATCAGAGCACCTGTCAGGCGACGGGAGGAGTCAAACGGCTGTCACCCCTCTCATCCACCCATCACAGTGCCTGCTGGACCTGGACATCCAACCGGAGCCTGTTCCAGACCAGGACAGCCAATCAAAGCCCGCCCTGGAGGACCTCGGCCTGCCAGACTCTCAG TCCATTCTGCCTGTGCAGCCCGCTGAGCAGAAAGAAGAGCCAGAGCCTCCACCTGTCAG CGGTCCTCGGTGCGTCGCCTCGTTTGATTAcgaaggagaggaggatgacgaGCTCACCTTCTCCCAGGGCGACGTCATCGTCCTGCTGGAGCTCGTCGGGCAGGAGTGGGGGCGGGGCCAGATCCACGGGCGAATCGGGGTATTCCCGCTCAACTTCACCGAGGTGGTGGAGCCGCTCCCGCCGTCGTCAGCCGGGGAAACGGCGAACCCGGCGTTGGCAGGAA CACCAAAGACGTCTCAGGACGCTGACTCagag gagtggGCTGTGGCTCTGTTTGACTTCCCTGGTCAGACTGCAGAGGATCTTTCCTTCCACAAGGGGGCGCTGATCCAAGTGACAGAGCACGTCGACGctgagtggaggagaggaagactggaggggagggaggggctGTACCCTGCTGCCTTCGCACAGACCTGCCAgg tcCAGCAGTCAGCAGTCAAAGGCAGAGCCAACTTTGACTtcacagcagagagtgagaacGAGCTCACactaaag GTCGGTGACATCATAACGCAGGTGGAGTCTGTGGACGAGCAGTGGATCCTGGGAGTCGTGGACGGGAAGCGTGGGATCGTGCCTAAAAACTACATTTCGATTCTCTGA
- the LOC124054708 gene encoding serine/threonine-protein kinase DCLK2-like isoform X1, producing the protein MSLSKTLELEHFDERDKARRGRSTRTKRDDSTASAGGGGSGPSSRGSSLVPSPAHSANCSYYRTRTLQALTSEKKAKKVRFYRNGDRYFKGLVYAVSGDRFRSYDALLMELTRSLSDNLHLPQGVRTIYTIDGSKKISSMDELVEGECYVCASNEPYRKVDYTKISIPSWKPGASAGTGSASSSRPATTSAGVSTSAAAAASKDRPEGREGRDSKDFIKPKLVTVIRSGVKPRKAVRILLNKKTAHSFEQVLADITEAIKLDSGAVKRLYTLDGKQLTCLQDFFGDDDVFMACGLEKFRYAQDDFVLTHSSKAQAFVNECRAKARSTAPPKTPKSPSSFSSSSRTPPKGPSRTKSPGPANEASGSQSAGKSSRSSVSPTSPGSRRSLKMSPGRVSSTDVNGEAEQPDDDAAAAIEVNGNRSVSSSLINEKYQVGKVIGDGNFAVVKECVERSTGQEFALKIIDKARCCGKEHLIENEVAVLRRVRHPSIIELIEVDETPSQLFLVMELVKGGDLFDAITSSTKYSERDASAMVFNLAGAIKYLHRMNIVHRDIKPENLLVCEYPDGTKSLKLGDFGLATVVEGPLYTVCGTPTYVAPEIIAETGYGLKVDIWAAGVITYILLCGFPPFRSENNMQEELFDQILRGKLEFPSPDWDTISMPAKMLISQMLQVNVDTRFTAEEVLSHPWVTDEAPADSNTVSSTEDQTSGDTLEPEHDSPVLETKQVPSPLV; encoded by the exons ATGTCTTTGAGTAAGACCCTCGAGCTGGAGCACTTTGACGAACGTGACAAAGCCCGCCGGGGACGCTCCACCCGCACCAAGAGAGATGACTCCACTGCCAGCGCTGGCGGCGGGGGGTCCGGCCCCAGCTCCCGAGGCAGCAGCCTGGTCCCGAGCCCTGCCCACAGCGCCAACTGCAGCTACTACCGGACCCGCACCCTGCAGGCGCTCACCTCGGAGAAGAAGGCCAAAAAGGTCCGCTTCTACCGCAACGGGGACCGGTACTTCAAGGGTCTGGTGTACGCAGTGTCCGGTGACCGGTTCCGCTCCTACGATGCCCTGCTGATGGAGCTGACGCGCTCGCTGTCAGATAACCTGCACTTGCCTCAAGGGGTGCGCACCATCTACACTATAGATGGCAGCAAGAAGATCAGCAGTATGGACGAGCTGGTGGAAG GTGAGTGCTACGTGTGTGCCTCCAACGAGCCTTACCGCAAGGTCGACTACACCAAGATCTCCATCCCGAGCTGGAAGCCGGGTGCCAGCGCCGGGACAGGCTCCGCGAGCTCGAGCCGGCCCGCCACCACGTCCGCCGGGGTGTCGACGagcgccgccgccgccgcctccAAAGATCGTCCTGAAGGCCGTGAGGGCAGGGACAGCAAAGACTTCATCAAGCCCAAGCTGGTGACGGTGATCCGCAGCGGCGTGAAGCCTCGCAAGGCCGTGAGGATCCTGCTGAACAAGAAGACGGCTCACTCCTTCGAACAGGTGCTGGCCGACATCACGGAGGCCATCAAGCTGGACTCTGGGGCTGTGAAGAGGCTGTACACGCTGGACGGCAAACAG CTGACCTGTCTGCAGGATTTCTTCGGGGACGACGATGTGTTCATGGCGTGTGGGCTGGAGAAGTTTCGCTATGCTCAGGACGACTTtgtcctcacacacagcagcaaagcacAAGCTTTTGTTAatg AGTGCAGAGCCAAAGCTCGCTCTACCGCACCTCCAAAAACTCCCAAGTCTCccagcagcttctcctcctcctccaggactCCACCCAAAGGCCCGTCCAGAACAAAGTCTCCCGGTCCAG CCAACGAGGCCTCTGGATCGCAGTCAGCCGGGAAGTCGTCCCGGTCGAGCGTGTCCCCCACCAGCCCGGGTTCACGACGCAGTCTCAAG atGTCTCCTGGTCGCGTTTCCTCCACAGACGTAAACGGAGAAGCCGAGCAGCCCGACGACGACGCCGCCGCCGCCAtcgaag TGAACGGCAATCGCTCCGTGTCTTCCTCCCTCATCAACGAGAAGTACCAAGTGGGAAAGGTGATCGGAGACGGAAACTTTGCTGTGGTCAAAGAGTGCGTGGAGAG GTCGACGGGTCAGGAGTTCGCTCTGAAGATCATCGACAAAGCTCGCTGCTGTGGGAAG gagcATCTCATAGAAAATGAGGTGGCGGTGCTGCGCAGGGTTCGACATCCCAGCATCATCGAGCTGATCGAGGTGGACGAAACGCCCAGTCAGCTGTTCCTGGTCATGGAGCTCGTCAAG GGCGGCGACCTGTTTGACGCCATCACCTCCTCCACAAAGTACAGCGAGCGCGACGCCAGCGCCATGGTGTTCAACCTGGCCGGAGCCATCAAATATCTGCACCGCATGAACATCGTCCACCGAGACATCAAGCCAGAGAACCtgctg GTGTGCGAGTATCCGGACGGCACCAAGTCACTGAAGCTCGGGGACTTCGGTTTGGCGACGGTGGTGGAGGGACCGCTGTACACCGTGTGTGGCACGCCGACCTACGTCGCCCCGGAGATCATCGCTGAGACtgg gtacgGTCTGAAGGTGGACATCTGGGCGGCAGGTGTGATCACCTACATCCTGCTGTGTGGGTTCCCTCCGTTCAGAAG TGAGAACAACATGCAGGAGGAGCTGTTCGATCAGATCCTCAGAGGGAAGCTGGAGTTCCCGTCCCCAGACTGGGACACCATCAGCATGCCAGCCAAG ATGCTGATTAGTCAGATGCTGCAGGTGAACGTGGACACTCGTTTTACTGCTGAGGAGGTCCTGTCACACCCCTGGGTGACG GATGAGGCTCCCGCAGACTCCAACACTGTGAGCAGCACTGAGGACCAGACCAGCGGAGACACTCTGGAACCAGAGCACGACTCCCCAGTCCTGGAAACCAAACAGGTTCCTTCACCTCTGGTCTAA
- the LOC124054708 gene encoding serine/threonine-protein kinase DCLK2-like isoform X2: MSLSKTLELEHFDERDKARRGRSTRTKRDDSTASAGGGGSGPSSRGSSLVPSPAHSANCSYYRTRTLQALTSEKKAKKVRFYRNGDRYFKGLVYAVSGDRFRSYDALLMELTRSLSDNLHLPQGVRTIYTIDGSKKISSMDELVEGECYVCASNEPYRKVDYTKISIPSWKPGASAGTGSASSSRPATTSAGVSTSAAAAASKDRPEGREGRDSKDFIKPKLVTVIRSGVKPRKAVRILLNKKTAHSFEQVLADITEAIKLDSGAVKRLYTLDGKQLTCLQDFFGDDDVFMACGLEKFRYAQDDFVLTHSSKAQAFVNECRAKARSTAPPKTPKSPSSFSSSSRTPPKGPSRTKSPGPANEASGSQSAGKSSRSSVSPTSPGSRRSLKMSPGRVSSTDVNGEAEQPDDDAAAAIEVNGNRSVSSSLINEKYQVGKVIGDGNFAVVKECVERSTGQEFALKIIDKARCCGKEHLIENEVAVLRRVRHPSIIELIEVDETPSQLFLVMELVKGGDLFDAITSSTKYSERDASAMVFNLAGAIKYLHRMNIVHRDIKPENLLVCEYPDGTKSLKLGDFGLATVVEGPLYTVCGTPTYVAPEIIAETGYGLKVDIWAAGVITYILLCGFPPFRSENNMQEELFDQILRGKLEFPSPDWDTISMPAKMLISQMLQVNVDTRFTAEEVLSHPWVTVRARTHTKVI, translated from the exons ATGTCTTTGAGTAAGACCCTCGAGCTGGAGCACTTTGACGAACGTGACAAAGCCCGCCGGGGACGCTCCACCCGCACCAAGAGAGATGACTCCACTGCCAGCGCTGGCGGCGGGGGGTCCGGCCCCAGCTCCCGAGGCAGCAGCCTGGTCCCGAGCCCTGCCCACAGCGCCAACTGCAGCTACTACCGGACCCGCACCCTGCAGGCGCTCACCTCGGAGAAGAAGGCCAAAAAGGTCCGCTTCTACCGCAACGGGGACCGGTACTTCAAGGGTCTGGTGTACGCAGTGTCCGGTGACCGGTTCCGCTCCTACGATGCCCTGCTGATGGAGCTGACGCGCTCGCTGTCAGATAACCTGCACTTGCCTCAAGGGGTGCGCACCATCTACACTATAGATGGCAGCAAGAAGATCAGCAGTATGGACGAGCTGGTGGAAG GTGAGTGCTACGTGTGTGCCTCCAACGAGCCTTACCGCAAGGTCGACTACACCAAGATCTCCATCCCGAGCTGGAAGCCGGGTGCCAGCGCCGGGACAGGCTCCGCGAGCTCGAGCCGGCCCGCCACCACGTCCGCCGGGGTGTCGACGagcgccgccgccgccgcctccAAAGATCGTCCTGAAGGCCGTGAGGGCAGGGACAGCAAAGACTTCATCAAGCCCAAGCTGGTGACGGTGATCCGCAGCGGCGTGAAGCCTCGCAAGGCCGTGAGGATCCTGCTGAACAAGAAGACGGCTCACTCCTTCGAACAGGTGCTGGCCGACATCACGGAGGCCATCAAGCTGGACTCTGGGGCTGTGAAGAGGCTGTACACGCTGGACGGCAAACAG CTGACCTGTCTGCAGGATTTCTTCGGGGACGACGATGTGTTCATGGCGTGTGGGCTGGAGAAGTTTCGCTATGCTCAGGACGACTTtgtcctcacacacagcagcaaagcacAAGCTTTTGTTAatg AGTGCAGAGCCAAAGCTCGCTCTACCGCACCTCCAAAAACTCCCAAGTCTCccagcagcttctcctcctcctccaggactCCACCCAAAGGCCCGTCCAGAACAAAGTCTCCCGGTCCAG CCAACGAGGCCTCTGGATCGCAGTCAGCCGGGAAGTCGTCCCGGTCGAGCGTGTCCCCCACCAGCCCGGGTTCACGACGCAGTCTCAAG atGTCTCCTGGTCGCGTTTCCTCCACAGACGTAAACGGAGAAGCCGAGCAGCCCGACGACGACGCCGCCGCCGCCAtcgaag TGAACGGCAATCGCTCCGTGTCTTCCTCCCTCATCAACGAGAAGTACCAAGTGGGAAAGGTGATCGGAGACGGAAACTTTGCTGTGGTCAAAGAGTGCGTGGAGAG GTCGACGGGTCAGGAGTTCGCTCTGAAGATCATCGACAAAGCTCGCTGCTGTGGGAAG gagcATCTCATAGAAAATGAGGTGGCGGTGCTGCGCAGGGTTCGACATCCCAGCATCATCGAGCTGATCGAGGTGGACGAAACGCCCAGTCAGCTGTTCCTGGTCATGGAGCTCGTCAAG GGCGGCGACCTGTTTGACGCCATCACCTCCTCCACAAAGTACAGCGAGCGCGACGCCAGCGCCATGGTGTTCAACCTGGCCGGAGCCATCAAATATCTGCACCGCATGAACATCGTCCACCGAGACATCAAGCCAGAGAACCtgctg GTGTGCGAGTATCCGGACGGCACCAAGTCACTGAAGCTCGGGGACTTCGGTTTGGCGACGGTGGTGGAGGGACCGCTGTACACCGTGTGTGGCACGCCGACCTACGTCGCCCCGGAGATCATCGCTGAGACtgg gtacgGTCTGAAGGTGGACATCTGGGCGGCAGGTGTGATCACCTACATCCTGCTGTGTGGGTTCCCTCCGTTCAGAAG TGAGAACAACATGCAGGAGGAGCTGTTCGATCAGATCCTCAGAGGGAAGCTGGAGTTCCCGTCCCCAGACTGGGACACCATCAGCATGCCAGCCAAG ATGCTGATTAGTCAGATGCTGCAGGTGAACGTGGACACTCGTTTTACTGCTGAGGAGGTCCTGTCACACCCCTGGGTGACGGTaagagcacgcacacac ACAAAAGTAATCTGA